A DNA window from Vigna angularis cultivar LongXiaoDou No.4 chromosome 1, ASM1680809v1, whole genome shotgun sequence contains the following coding sequences:
- the LOC108320294 gene encoding gamma-glutamyl peptidase 5 produces the protein MEKKRFAVLMCAEDSEYVKKVYGGYSGVFVKMLEEEGETWDVYKVARGEFPEDDELFLYDGFVITGSCSDAHGNDTWVQDLLDLLNKLHSMNKKLLGICFGHQILGRALGGKVTRSPTGWDIGIRTITLSPSWSFSLTSLDLPPRLSIIECHRDEIRELPAKAEVIAWSEKTGIEMFKYGDHIMGIQGHPEYSKDILLHLIDRLIQGDCIIDAVGIQARERAALWEPDKEAWKRMCVNFLKGRL, from the exons atggagaagaagagATTTGCAGTTTTGATGTGTGCAGAGGATTCGGAGTACGTGAAGAAAGTCTACGGAGGGTATTCTGGGGTGTTCGTGAAAATGCTGGAGGAGGAAGGAGAGACCTGGGACGTGTACAAGGTGGCGCGTGGGGAGTTTCCGGAGGATGACGAGTTGTTTCTCTACGACGGCTTTGTCATCACCGGCAGCTGTAGCGACGCACATGGAAACGACACATGGGTTCAAGACCTTCTCGACTTGCTTAACAAACTCCACTCCATGAACAAAAAGCTCCTCGGCATTTGTTTCGGCCATCAG ATTCTTGGGCGTGCACTGGGAGGAAAGGTGACTCGTTCTCCCACGGGTTGGGACATCGGTATCAGAACTATAACATTGTCACCGTCATGGTCATTCTCGTTGACTTCCCTTGATCTTCCACCGAGGCTTTCCATCATCGAATGCCACAGGGATGAG ATCCGAGAGCTACCTGCGAAGGCAGAGGTGATAGCTTGGTCGGAAAAGACAGGAATTGAAATGTTCAAGTATGGAGATCACATAATGGGAATCCAAGGGCACCCTGAGTATTCAAAAGACATTCTTTTGCACCTGATCGACCGTCTCATTCAAGGAGACTGCATCATA GATGCTGTTGGTATTCAAGCAAGGGAGAGAGCTGCGCTGTGGGAGCCAGATAAGGAGGCCTGGAAGAGAATGTGTGTGAACTTTTTGAAGGGTCGATTGTGA